The following coding sequences are from one Triplophysa dalaica isolate WHDGS20190420 chromosome 12, ASM1584641v1, whole genome shotgun sequence window:
- the u2af2a gene encoding U2 small nuclear RNA auxiliary factor 2a isoform X3, whose translation MQYKAMQAAGQIPATALLPTMTPEGLAVTPTPVPVVGSQMTRQARRLYVGNIPFGITEESMMDFFNAQMRLGGLTQAPGNPVLAVQINQDKNFAFLEFRSVDETTQAMAFDGIIFQGQSLKIRRPHDYQPLPGMSENPSVYVPGGITCSLSVGVVSTVVPDSAHKLFIGGLPNYLNDDQVKELLTSFGPLKAFNLVKDSATGLSKGYAFCEYVDVNISDQAIAGLNGMQLGDKKLLVQRASVGSKNTTLTGINQTPVTLQVPGLMNSSVTQMGGIPTEVLCLMNMVAPEELLDDDEYEEIVEDVKDECSKYGQVKSIEIPRPVDGLEVPGTGKIFVEFMSVFDSQKAMQGLTGRKFANRVVVTKYCDPDAYHRRDFW comes from the exons ATGCAGTACAAAGCCATGCAAG CTGCAGGTCAGATCCCAGCTACTGCTCTGCTGCCCACTATGACCCCTGAGGGTCTGGCTGTAACCCCAACACCTGTTCCTGTGGTGGGCAGCCAGATGACTCGACAAGCCCGGCGTTTGTACGTTGGCAACATCCCATTCGGTATAACAGAG GAGTCCATGATGGACTTTTTCAACGCTCAGATGCGTTTGGGTGGCCTGACTCAGGCCCCTGGAAATCCAGTCCTTGCTGTTCAGATCAACCAGGACAAGAACTTTGCCTTTCTGGAG TTCCGCTCCGTGGATGAGACCACGCAGGCCATGGCGTTTGATGGCATCATTTTCCAGGGACAGAGTCTAAAGATTCGCCGACCACACGACTACCAACCTCTACCGGGCATGAGTGAAAACCCCAGCGTCTACGTCCCAG GTGGTATCACTTGTTCTCTCTCTGTAGGCGTGGTCTCCACAGTGGTTCCTGATTCGGCGCATAAACTCTTCATTGGTGGTCTCCCAAATTACCTCAATGATGATCAG GTAAAAGAATTGCTGACGTCATTTGGTCCTCTAAAGGCATTTAACCTTGTGAAAGACAGCGCTACAGGCCTCTCAAAGGGTTATGCCTTCTGTGAATATGTTGACGTCAATATCAGTGACcag GCCATCGCGGGTCTAAACGGAATGCAGCTGGGTGACAAGAAACTCCTGGTCCAAAGAGCAAGCGTGGGCTCCAAGAACACCACCCTG ACGGGGATAAACCAGACTCCAGTGACCCTGCAGGTTCCAGGTCTAATGAACAGCTCGGTCACCCAGATGGGTGGCATTCCCACAGAAGTCCTGTGTCTGATGAACATGGTGGCCCCGGAGGAACTGCTGGATGATGACGAGTATGAAGAGATCGTGGAAGACGTCAAAGACGAGTGCTCCAAATACGGCCAGGTCAAGAGCATCGAAATCCCACGCCCTGTCGACGGCTTGGAAGTTCCTGGCACTGGAAAG ATCTTTGTGGAATTTATGTCAGTGTTTGACTCTCAGAAAGCAATGCAGGGGTTAACAGGAAGGAAATTTGCCAACAGAGTGGTTGTGACTAAATACTGCGACCCTGATGCCTACCACCGCCGTGACTTCTGGTAG
- the cacng6b gene encoding voltage-dependent calcium channel gamma-6 subunit codes for MWSNYFLPQQEEEGRGGMAALGKTGRGGKRSRPPRMSDSQEGKIKLSLFIAVIGVTLTVLGMGTEFWVELSQPKHFRNNQTCEMAHYGLWKSCVRTLWVSDIDPERETCGPAELHGESNCTYFKFYTSGENAVIFKKTTEKSLHMATSMLALFSLFLMVMGAVCITMSLSKSVSFFLKPATICFVLSGVLLWLSLVVFHQSVLGFLASDHSIPLHHELSWSVACVGSAGAILVFAGFMFLLLSLPNNPLEKCFHQQSSTDA; via the exons ATGTGGTCCAACTATTTTTTGCCGCAGCAGGAAGAGGAAGGCAGAGGAGGTATGGCTGCATTAGGTAAGACTGGTCGCGGGGGCAAAAGATCAAGACCCCCTCGGATGAGTGACAGCCAGGAGGGCAAGATCAAGCTGTCATTGTTCATCGCAGTCATAGGTGTTACTCTGACAGTACTGGGTATGGGGACAGAGTTCTGGGTGGAGCTATCCCAACCAAAACACTTCAGGAACAACCAGACGTGTGAGATGGCACACTATGGCCTTTGGAAATCATGTGTGCGCACGCTGTGGGTCTCAGATATTGACCCGGAAAGAGAAACCTGTGGGCCGGCAGAACTGCACGGAG AATCAAACTGCACCTACTTTAAATTCTACACTTCAGGGGAAAATGCggttatatttaagaaaacgACAGAAAAGA GTTTGCATATGGCGACCTCAATGTTGGCtttgtttagtttgtttctGATGGTCATGGGTGCCGTGTGTATTACCATGTCCCTCAGTAAAAGTGTGTCATTCTTCCTCAAACCAGCAACCATCTGCTTCGTCCTCTCAG GTGTCCTGTTATGGTTGTCCCTCGTTGTTTTCCACCAGTCTGTGCTGGGCTTTTTGGCAAGTGACCACAGTATCCCTCTCCATCATGAGCTGTCTTGGTCAGTAGCGTGTGTGGGTTCGGCTGGGGCCATTCTCGTCTTTGCAGGTTTTATGTTCTTATTGCTTTCCCTCCCCAACAATCCTCTGGAGAAATGTTTCCACCAGCAGAGCAGTACAGATGCTTAG
- the cacng8b gene encoding voltage-dependent calcium channel gamma-4 subunit yields the protein MVCEKGIQILLTIVGAFASFGLMTVAIGTDYWLYSRALICNSTANNTQEDPHNKDKKDPGALTHSGLWRICCLEGVKRGVCSQINHFPEDADFDHDGAEYVLRVVRASNIFPILSAILLLMGGVCIAASRFYKSKRNIVLGAGILFVAAGLSNIIGVIVYISAALGDISPKKDEDKKWQYSYGWSFYFGGLSFILAEMVGVLAVNIYIEKNKELRCRSRTDIFKSTTNAMLRLPSYRFRRRSRSSSRSTDPSRSRDPSPVGGPPGSKNFGMPPSALLSQGPISVSTLPNPHSRSALPGGDISLYTLSRDPKLGGLGGLGAPPLYGTVDRATLYQLHNCFPKESVGGGGSMMLSGTLPSLKSHNPSAVQNSSNSNAPLSNSVPSSQPPGMGTLDRLGKGDRESNSNTLNRKTTPV from the exons ATGGTGTGTGAGAAGGGCATTCAGATCCTTCTCACCATCGTGGGTGCTTTTGCATCCTTCGGCCTGATGACGGTGGCTATCGGAACTGACTATTGGCTCTACTCGCGGGCACTCATCTGCAACAGCACCGCCAATAACACACAAGAAGATCCCCATAATAAGGATAAGAAAGACCCCGGTGCCCTGACGCACTCTGGCCTATGGAGGATCTGTTGTCTGGAGG GGGTAAAGCGTGGCGTGTGTTCCCAGATAAACCACTTCCCAGAAGATGCTGACTTTGATCATGATGGAGCAGAATACGTTTTGC GAGTGGTCCGGGCCTCCAACATCTTTCCCATTCTTAGCGCTATCCTGCTGCTGATGGGAGGGGTCTGTATCGCAGCCAGTCGTTTCTACAAGAGCAAAAGGAACATTGTGCTGGGAGCTGGGATTTTGTTTGTAGCGGCAG GCCTTAGTAACATCATTGGCGTGATAGTCTACATTTCTGCGGCACTGGGTGACATTTCTCCAAAGAAAGATGAGGATAAGAAATGGCAGTACTCATACGGCTGGTCTTTCTACTTTGGTGGGCTTTCTTTTATTCTGGCTGAGATGGTGGGCGTGCTGGCGGTGAACATCTACATCGAAAAGAACAAAGAGCTTCGCTGTCGCTCTCGCACAGATATCTTCAAGAGCACCACTAATGCCATGCTACGGCTCCCGAGCTATCGCTTCCGCCGCAGATCGCGTTCCAGCTCTCGATCCACTGACCCCTCCCGCTCCCGAGACCCATCCCCCGTGGGTGGCCCTCCTGGGAGCAAGAACTTCGGAATGCCCCCCTCTGCTTTACTCTCCCAGGGGCCCATTTCTGTTTCCACCCTTCCCAATCCCCACTCCCGCTCTGCTCTGCCAGGGGGCGATATTTCCCTTTACACCCTCTCCCGAGACCCCAAACTGGGGGGTTTGGGAGGGCTGGGCGCTCCTCCACTGTATGGCACGGTGGACCGTGCCACACTATACCAACTGCATAATTGCTTCCCCAAAGAGAGCGTAGGGGGCGGAGGTAGCATGATGTTGAGCGGGACGCTACCTTCGCTCAAATCCCACAATCCTTCAGCCGTCCAGAATTCCTCCAACTCCAATGCTCCGCTCAGCAACTCCGTCCCTTCCTCTCAGCCTCCAGGGATGGGCACGCTGGATAGGTTAGGGAAAGGTGACCGAGAGAGTAACTCCAACACGCTAAACAGAAAAACTACACCAGTTTAG
- the u2af2a gene encoding U2 small nuclear RNA auxiliary factor 2a isoform X1 — MSDFDEFERQLTENKQADRDKENKHHRRSGSRSRSRDHDRKRRSGDRERRGSRDRHGDSKDHRHRRSRSPHREKKKIKVKKYWDVPPPGFEHITPMQYKAMQAAGQIPATALLPTMTPEGLAVTPTPVPVVGSQMTRQARRLYVGNIPFGITEESMMDFFNAQMRLGGLTQAPGNPVLAVQINQDKNFAFLEFRSVDETTQAMAFDGIIFQGQSLKIRRPHDYQPLPGMSENPSVYVPGGITCSLSVGVVSTVVPDSAHKLFIGGLPNYLNDDQVKELLTSFGPLKAFNLVKDSATGLSKGYAFCEYVDVNISDQAIAGLNGMQLGDKKLLVQRASVGSKNTTLTGINQTPVTLQVPGLMNSSVTQMGGIPTEVLCLMNMVAPEELLDDDEYEEIVEDVKDECSKYGQVKSIEIPRPVDGLEVPGTGKIFVEFMSVFDSQKAMQGLTGRKFANRVVVTKYCDPDAYHRRDFW; from the exons ATGTCAGATTTTGACGAGTTTGAGAGACAGCTGACTGAAAACAAGCAAG CGGACAGAGACAAGGAGAACAAGCACCACCGGCGGAGTGGCTCGAGAAGTCGCAGCAGAGACCATGACAGGAAGAGGAGGAGTGGGGACCGAGAACGGAGAGGCAGCCGAGATCGTCATGGAGATAGCAAGGATCACAGACACAGACGCAG TCGCTCCCCGCACCGTGagaagaaaaagattaaagtaaAGAAGTACTGGGATGTTCCCCCTCCAGGTTTTGAACACATCACACCCATGCAGTACAAAGCCATGCAAG CTGCAGGTCAGATCCCAGCTACTGCTCTGCTGCCCACTATGACCCCTGAGGGTCTGGCTGTAACCCCAACACCTGTTCCTGTGGTGGGCAGCCAGATGACTCGACAAGCCCGGCGTTTGTACGTTGGCAACATCCCATTCGGTATAACAGAG GAGTCCATGATGGACTTTTTCAACGCTCAGATGCGTTTGGGTGGCCTGACTCAGGCCCCTGGAAATCCAGTCCTTGCTGTTCAGATCAACCAGGACAAGAACTTTGCCTTTCTGGAG TTCCGCTCCGTGGATGAGACCACGCAGGCCATGGCGTTTGATGGCATCATTTTCCAGGGACAGAGTCTAAAGATTCGCCGACCACACGACTACCAACCTCTACCGGGCATGAGTGAAAACCCCAGCGTCTACGTCCCAG GTGGTATCACTTGTTCTCTCTCTGTAGGCGTGGTCTCCACAGTGGTTCCTGATTCGGCGCATAAACTCTTCATTGGTGGTCTCCCAAATTACCTCAATGATGATCAG GTAAAAGAATTGCTGACGTCATTTGGTCCTCTAAAGGCATTTAACCTTGTGAAAGACAGCGCTACAGGCCTCTCAAAGGGTTATGCCTTCTGTGAATATGTTGACGTCAATATCAGTGACcag GCCATCGCGGGTCTAAACGGAATGCAGCTGGGTGACAAGAAACTCCTGGTCCAAAGAGCAAGCGTGGGCTCCAAGAACACCACCCTG ACGGGGATAAACCAGACTCCAGTGACCCTGCAGGTTCCAGGTCTAATGAACAGCTCGGTCACCCAGATGGGTGGCATTCCCACAGAAGTCCTGTGTCTGATGAACATGGTGGCCCCGGAGGAACTGCTGGATGATGACGAGTATGAAGAGATCGTGGAAGACGTCAAAGACGAGTGCTCCAAATACGGCCAGGTCAAGAGCATCGAAATCCCACGCCCTGTCGACGGCTTGGAAGTTCCTGGCACTGGAAAG ATCTTTGTGGAATTTATGTCAGTGTTTGACTCTCAGAAAGCAATGCAGGGGTTAACAGGAAGGAAATTTGCCAACAGAGTGGTTGTGACTAAATACTGCGACCCTGATGCCTACCACCGCCGTGACTTCTGGTAG
- the cacng7b gene encoding voltage-dependent calcium channel gamma-7 subunit has product MSSCSSRALTLLSTVFGACGLLLVGVAVATDYWLLMEEGIVMQQNQTVDVKMALHSGLWRVCFIAGSEKGRCVASEYFTEPEIEITTENTANILKMVRTATPFPMVSLLFVFTAFIISNVGHIRPQRTILAFVSGIFFILSGLSLVVGLVLYISSINDEVMNRPREPEQFFNYHYGWSFAFAASSFLLKEGAGVMSVYLFMKRYAEEETYRPHPALYRPRLSECSDYSGQYLHPETWPPPQGARNGSEISSDISIQLTQNPKHQPKTQHNMSSPGITAASSPTSGADYQLPSPASGASFSHNHPLHPGAHGGAAASQTLPLSASAAAVPPPHYHTHMRMGASPC; this is encoded by the exons ATGAGCTCTTGCAGCAGCAGGGCTCTGACGCTGCTCTCCACGGTGTTTGGGGCATGCGGATTGCTGTTGGTAGGGGTTGCCGTGGCGACGGATTATTGGCTGCTGATGGAGGAAGGCATCGTAATGCAGCAGAACCAAACTGTCGACGTCAAGATGGCATTGCACTCTGGCCTGTGGAGAGTGTGTTTTATAGCAG GTTCTGAAAAAGGTCGATGTGTGGCCTCTGAGTATTTCACAGAACCAGAGATTGAAATCACCACAGAAAACACAGCAAATATCCTCA AAATGGTGCGGACGGCGACTCCCTTTCCTATGGTTTCTCTGCTTTTCGTTTTCACTGCCTTCATCATAAGTAATGTGGGCCACATCCGCCCTCAGCGCACCATCCTGGCCTTCGTTTCTGGAATCTTCTTCATTCTCTCAG GGCTGAGTTTGGTGGTTGGATTAGTGTTGTATATCTCCAGTATCAATGATGAAGTGATGAACAGGCCACGGGAGCCAGAGCAGTTCTTCAATTACCACTACGGCTGGTCGTTCGCGTTTGCTGCCAGCTCCTTCTTGCTCAAAGAG GGTGCTGGTGTGATGTCTGTGTATCTCTTTATGAAGCGCTACGCAGAAGAGGAGACATATCGGCCTCACCCGGCTCTCTACCGTCCCCGACTTTCTGAGTGCAGCGACTACAGCGGCCAGTACCTCCATCCAGAGACCTGGCCTCCACCCCAGGGCGCACGGAACGGATCCGAGATCTCCAGCGACATCTCCATCCAGCTTACTCAGAACCCCAAACACCAGCCGAAGACCCAACATAACATGTCTTCTCCGGGAATCACGGCTGCTTCCAGCCCTACCTCTGGAGCTGATTATCAGCTTCCATCACCAGCTTCTGGTGCTTCATTCTCCCATAACCATCCTCTTCACCCTGGAGCGCATGGAGGAGCTGCAGCATCACAGACCCTGCCCCTGTCCGCATCAGCCGCTGCAGTGCCACCTCCACACTATCACACACATATGCGCATGGGTGCCTCTCCCTGCTAA
- the u2af2a gene encoding U2 small nuclear RNA auxiliary factor 2a isoform X2: protein MSDFDEFERQLTENKQADRDKENKHHRRSGSRSRSRDHDRKRRSGDRERRGSRDRHGDSKDHRHRRSRSPHREKKKIKVKKYWDVPPPGFEHITPMQYKAMQAAGQIPATALLPTMTPEGLAVTPTPVPVVGSQMTRQARRLYVGNIPFGITEESMMDFFNAQMRLGGLTQAPGNPVLAVQINQDKNFAFLEFRSVDETTQAMAFDGIIFQGQSLKIRRPHDYQPLPGMSENPSVYVPGVVSTVVPDSAHKLFIGGLPNYLNDDQVKELLTSFGPLKAFNLVKDSATGLSKGYAFCEYVDVNISDQAIAGLNGMQLGDKKLLVQRASVGSKNTTLTGINQTPVTLQVPGLMNSSVTQMGGIPTEVLCLMNMVAPEELLDDDEYEEIVEDVKDECSKYGQVKSIEIPRPVDGLEVPGTGKIFVEFMSVFDSQKAMQGLTGRKFANRVVVTKYCDPDAYHRRDFW, encoded by the exons ATGTCAGATTTTGACGAGTTTGAGAGACAGCTGACTGAAAACAAGCAAG CGGACAGAGACAAGGAGAACAAGCACCACCGGCGGAGTGGCTCGAGAAGTCGCAGCAGAGACCATGACAGGAAGAGGAGGAGTGGGGACCGAGAACGGAGAGGCAGCCGAGATCGTCATGGAGATAGCAAGGATCACAGACACAGACGCAG TCGCTCCCCGCACCGTGagaagaaaaagattaaagtaaAGAAGTACTGGGATGTTCCCCCTCCAGGTTTTGAACACATCACACCCATGCAGTACAAAGCCATGCAAG CTGCAGGTCAGATCCCAGCTACTGCTCTGCTGCCCACTATGACCCCTGAGGGTCTGGCTGTAACCCCAACACCTGTTCCTGTGGTGGGCAGCCAGATGACTCGACAAGCCCGGCGTTTGTACGTTGGCAACATCCCATTCGGTATAACAGAG GAGTCCATGATGGACTTTTTCAACGCTCAGATGCGTTTGGGTGGCCTGACTCAGGCCCCTGGAAATCCAGTCCTTGCTGTTCAGATCAACCAGGACAAGAACTTTGCCTTTCTGGAG TTCCGCTCCGTGGATGAGACCACGCAGGCCATGGCGTTTGATGGCATCATTTTCCAGGGACAGAGTCTAAAGATTCGCCGACCACACGACTACCAACCTCTACCGGGCATGAGTGAAAACCCCAGCGTCTACGTCCCAG GCGTGGTCTCCACAGTGGTTCCTGATTCGGCGCATAAACTCTTCATTGGTGGTCTCCCAAATTACCTCAATGATGATCAG GTAAAAGAATTGCTGACGTCATTTGGTCCTCTAAAGGCATTTAACCTTGTGAAAGACAGCGCTACAGGCCTCTCAAAGGGTTATGCCTTCTGTGAATATGTTGACGTCAATATCAGTGACcag GCCATCGCGGGTCTAAACGGAATGCAGCTGGGTGACAAGAAACTCCTGGTCCAAAGAGCAAGCGTGGGCTCCAAGAACACCACCCTG ACGGGGATAAACCAGACTCCAGTGACCCTGCAGGTTCCAGGTCTAATGAACAGCTCGGTCACCCAGATGGGTGGCATTCCCACAGAAGTCCTGTGTCTGATGAACATGGTGGCCCCGGAGGAACTGCTGGATGATGACGAGTATGAAGAGATCGTGGAAGACGTCAAAGACGAGTGCTCCAAATACGGCCAGGTCAAGAGCATCGAAATCCCACGCCCTGTCGACGGCTTGGAAGTTCCTGGCACTGGAAAG ATCTTTGTGGAATTTATGTCAGTGTTTGACTCTCAGAAAGCAATGCAGGGGTTAACAGGAAGGAAATTTGCCAACAGAGTGGTTGTGACTAAATACTGCGACCCTGATGCCTACCACCGCCGTGACTTCTGGTAG